A stretch of the Halomonas sp. BDJS001 genome encodes the following:
- the speB gene encoding agmatinase, with translation MSEFNQPLSGNTMPRFAGPATMMRLPTQETAEGLDAAFIGIPMDIGTSNRPGTRLGPRQIRDESRMLRPYNMATRAAPFESLQVADIGDVPINTFHLPKSVDIITAFYDDVLKHDCIPLTLGGEHTLTLPILRAMAKKHGPVGLIHIDAHADVNEHMFGEPIAHGTPFRRAQEEGLLAHGKVVQIGLRGTGYAAEDFDWCRAQGFRVVPAEECWYRSLAPLMAEVREQMGDIPVYISFDIDGLDPSVAPGTGTVEMGGLTSSQGLELVRGAAGLNIVGGDLVEVSPPYDPSGNTALMGATLLYEMLCVLPGVKHSE, from the coding sequence ATGTCGGAGTTTAATCAGCCCCTGAGCGGAAACACCATGCCGCGCTTTGCAGGCCCTGCCACCATGATGCGCCTGCCTACCCAAGAGACAGCCGAGGGATTAGACGCTGCGTTCATTGGCATTCCCATGGATATCGGCACTTCAAACCGGCCCGGCACGCGGCTTGGGCCGCGCCAGATCCGCGACGAGTCGCGCATGTTGCGCCCCTACAACATGGCGACTCGCGCAGCGCCCTTTGAAAGCCTGCAGGTGGCCGATATCGGCGATGTGCCCATCAACACTTTTCATCTGCCGAAAAGCGTCGACATCATCACCGCCTTTTACGATGACGTGCTTAAACATGACTGCATTCCGCTGACCCTGGGTGGTGAGCACACCCTGACGCTGCCTATCCTTCGCGCCATGGCCAAAAAGCACGGCCCGGTGGGGCTGATTCATATTGATGCCCATGCCGATGTCAATGAGCACATGTTCGGCGAGCCAATTGCCCACGGCACGCCGTTTCGTCGCGCCCAGGAGGAGGGCTTATTGGCCCATGGCAAGGTAGTGCAAATCGGACTGCGCGGTACCGGCTATGCCGCTGAAGATTTTGACTGGTGTCGCGCTCAGGGCTTTCGTGTCGTGCCCGCCGAAGAGTGCTGGTATCGCTCGCTAGCGCCCTTGATGGCCGAGGTGCGTGAGCAGATGGGTGATATCCCGGTTTACATCAGTTTTGACATTGATGGTCTGGATCCTTCTGTTGCCCCCGGCACCGGCACGGTGGAAATGGGCGGGCTGACCTCTAGCCAAGGCTTGGAGCTGGTTCGGGGTGCCGCTGGGCTGAATATTGTCGGCGGCGACCTGGTGGAAGTATCCCCACCTTATGACCCCAGCGGCAACACCGCGCTGATGGGCGCCACGCTGCTGTATGAAATGCTCTGCGTACTGCCGGGCGTTAAGCACAGCGAGTGA
- a CDS encoding YjiH family protein — protein MSYSNVKSEQPTSSAPIPRAHLLKFIIPSLIGVLLFLVPFQVGDTINIGMGLMADSLQALLGSALPAIAVVVLCLSVVATIYAKLANPSWAKKGMLHEMFHVGPVWLAMRVLGALFAVMTYFQFGPEFVTASFTGGVMLNDLAPVLLTFFFFAALLLPFLVEFGFMEFIGSMVRKPFRIIFNLPGRSAIDATASWMGSGTVGVLITTQQYEQGFYNRREASVIATNFSVVSIAFALLVTSFVDINHLFVQFYFTVVVSGLIAAVIVPRLPPLSRKSNDYYEPVGCQLNEERTEKVGLFRYSLIQATNRAAGAPGPRELARLALLNVMDIFLGLLPLVFAIGTVALILAEFTPLFTWLSYPMVPVLELLRIPEAEAAAPATLVGFADMFLPAVLATNIESELTRFVIACLSLTQLIYMSEIGALLLKSKIPIKLWELVAIFLLRTAITLPIIAFMAHTFFF, from the coding sequence ATGTCGTATAGCAACGTTAAATCGGAACAGCCGACCTCGTCGGCGCCGATACCCCGCGCGCACTTACTGAAATTTATCATTCCCTCGCTAATTGGGGTGCTGCTGTTTCTCGTCCCTTTTCAAGTGGGCGATACCATCAATATCGGCATGGGGCTCATGGCCGATAGTCTGCAGGCTTTGCTGGGCTCGGCGCTGCCGGCCATTGCCGTCGTTGTGCTCTGCCTGTCGGTGGTAGCGACGATTTACGCCAAGCTAGCTAACCCTTCCTGGGCCAAAAAGGGCATGCTGCACGAAATGTTTCATGTTGGCCCGGTGTGGCTTGCGATGCGCGTTTTAGGCGCGCTGTTTGCTGTGATGACCTATTTTCAGTTCGGGCCTGAGTTCGTGACCGCTTCCTTTACCGGTGGCGTGATGCTCAATGACCTGGCGCCGGTACTGCTCACCTTCTTTTTCTTTGCCGCGCTGCTGCTGCCGTTTCTGGTCGAGTTTGGCTTTATGGAGTTCATCGGCAGCATGGTACGTAAACCGTTTCGGATAATTTTTAACTTGCCGGGACGCAGCGCCATTGATGCCACCGCTTCATGGATGGGGTCGGGCACCGTCGGTGTGCTGATCACCACGCAGCAGTACGAGCAGGGATTCTATAACCGCCGGGAAGCCTCGGTGATTGCCACCAACTTCTCCGTGGTGTCGATTGCGTTTGCGCTACTCGTTACCAGCTTCGTGGATATCAACCACCTGTTTGTGCAGTTCTACTTTACGGTAGTGGTTTCGGGATTAATCGCTGCAGTCATTGTGCCGCGCCTGCCGCCGCTGTCGCGCAAATCTAATGACTATTACGAACCGGTGGGCTGCCAGCTGAATGAGGAGCGCACTGAAAAAGTGGGGCTGTTCCGTTACAGCCTGATTCAGGCTACCAATCGCGCCGCCGGTGCTCCCGGCCCCCGTGAGCTGGCACGTTTGGCGCTCCTCAACGTGATGGATATTTTCCTTGGGTTACTTCCCTTGGTGTTTGCCATTGGCACGGTGGCGCTGATTCTGGCGGAATTTACTCCGCTGTTTACCTGGCTCTCTTACCCCATGGTGCCGGTGCTTGAGCTGCTGCGGATTCCTGAAGCAGAAGCGGCGGCGCCTGCCACGCTGGTGGGCTTTGCCGATATGTTCCTGCCTGCGGTGCTGGCGACCAATATCGAAAGCGAACTCACCCGCTTTGTGATTGCCTGCCTGTCGCTCACCCAGTTGATCTACATGTCGGAAATCGGCGCGCTGCTTCTCAAGTCGAAAATTCCCATCAAACTGTGGGAACTGGTCGCCATCTTTCTGCTGCGTACCGCCATTACGCTGCCGATCATTGCCTTTATGGCCCACACGTTTTTCTTCTAA
- a CDS encoding sigma-54 interaction domain-containing protein: MSEIDKRVLQTIVETANDHFFIVSGDGQIVDISPGAEAVYGVSREELLSSSVQQLQAAGVLKPSITMEVMRTRRPAQLMQVTGTGRRVIAEAYPVFVDGKLERIISRSRDLTDLQLLQDEYALLQKRFSEHLKRSQAAPDAEEQALDDALDNLQVRSSVMREIALLLKRVAPSDANVLMLGESGVGKTAFAKQLHRWSQRCDGPFIDVNCAAIPENLFESEMFGYQPGAFSGAARQGKAGLLEQAEGGTLFLDEIGELPLLMQTKLLKVIQDGSLTRLGDTRSRKVNFRLVVATNQDLGKRVEAGLFRLDLYYRLNVIPVTLPPLRDRREDIPDLVEACLNRLNQRYGRQKILDTRVWSTLMGGEWPGNVRELENWLERAWLSSPTDQIEEPAALPHAEQHPANLLSASPTRSAVALEPQETLKQYLARLERETLEELCNTLPSTYAIAERLGISQSSVVRRLQRYGLSASPR, translated from the coding sequence ATGAGTGAAATAGATAAACGCGTGCTGCAAACCATTGTGGAGACCGCAAACGACCACTTCTTTATCGTCAGTGGTGATGGACAAATAGTCGATATTAGCCCGGGAGCCGAAGCGGTTTACGGCGTTTCACGGGAAGAGCTGCTTTCCAGCAGTGTGCAGCAACTACAAGCGGCCGGGGTTCTCAAGCCCTCCATCACCATGGAAGTGATGCGCACCCGCCGGCCTGCGCAGCTTATGCAGGTCACCGGCACAGGCCGCCGGGTGATTGCCGAAGCCTACCCTGTATTCGTCGACGGCAAGCTGGAACGCATTATCAGCCGCTCGCGGGATTTAACCGACTTGCAGTTATTGCAGGACGAGTATGCGCTGCTGCAAAAACGCTTTAGCGAACACTTAAAGCGCAGTCAGGCAGCGCCAGACGCAGAAGAGCAGGCGTTGGATGACGCCCTGGATAATTTGCAGGTACGCAGCAGCGTGATGCGTGAAATTGCGCTGCTGCTTAAGCGGGTCGCCCCTTCAGATGCCAATGTGCTGATGCTGGGTGAGTCAGGTGTGGGTAAAACGGCCTTTGCCAAACAGCTGCACCGCTGGAGCCAGCGTTGTGACGGGCCGTTTATCGACGTTAACTGCGCGGCAATTCCCGAGAATCTGTTTGAGTCCGAGATGTTTGGCTACCAGCCCGGCGCTTTCAGCGGTGCCGCTCGCCAGGGCAAAGCCGGGCTGTTAGAGCAGGCCGAGGGCGGTACGCTGTTTTTGGATGAAATCGGCGAGCTGCCGCTGTTGATGCAAACCAAACTGCTCAAGGTGATTCAGGACGGTAGTTTGACCCGGCTGGGTGACACCCGATCACGCAAGGTCAATTTTCGCTTGGTCGTGGCGACCAACCAGGATTTGGGCAAGCGAGTAGAGGCCGGACTTTTCCGTCTGGATCTTTACTACCGCCTCAATGTGATCCCGGTCACCCTGCCGCCGCTGCGTGACCGCCGGGAGGATATCCCCGACCTGGTTGAAGCGTGCTTAAATCGGCTCAACCAGCGCTATGGCCGGCAAAAAATCCTTGATACCCGCGTTTGGTCGACGCTGATGGGTGGCGAATGGCCAGGGAATGTCCGCGAGCTGGAGAACTGGCTAGAGAGAGCCTGGCTTTCCAGCCCCACCGATCAAATCGAGGAGCCCGCCGCACTCCCTCACGCCGAACAGCACCCGGCCAACTTGCTGAGCGCCTCGCCAACAAGGTCGGCAGTAGCACTCGAACCCCAGGAAACCCTCAAGCAGTACCTAGCGCGGCTGGAGCGTGAAACGCTTGAAGAGCTGTGCAACACGCTTCCAAGCACCTATGCCATTGCCGAGCGGCTGGGCATCAGCCAATCCAGCGTGGTGCGCAGGCTTCAGCGCTATGGTCTGAGTGCCTCCCCGCGATAA
- a CDS encoding purine-cytosine permease family protein: MKNNHVLGQDTLSADDVEHSLGLPGTFALWLGANVVVTTILTGMFLVPDLTFQHAMLLILIGSAVGIIPLVLIGVMGQQTGMTTMVLARGTFGRKGANFPAWVNLLALIAWSWIQALLAGMSLDYAVESLTGYSNVALFTVICESLVVMIALRGHLGIEKVEKIAALLMLGLSAVVLFALNRHYDLPSITQLEPEGVLGGGVVFDIVVATAFSWIPLAADYNRHCRSLKAAVVGTWGGYVVATLVAMGLGATVSALSISVGMEPTYDPTTLLSGFGFGLPAALVIFFSVLTTNVMCVYSATLSFMSVRPKVPFWKPALIIGVVSVVGALIPGILDQFQTFLLIIGSVFIPAFSLMIVDYYLLGRQQRYTSAQLIQAEHRLPALNWLALGSYAIGALLAYYWNWVAPLDFGASLPVFVITGALYFVVSKVAVTRRVPA; encoded by the coding sequence ATGAAGAATAATCATGTGCTCGGCCAGGACACCCTATCTGCCGACGACGTTGAACACAGCCTTGGGCTGCCGGGAACCTTTGCGCTGTGGCTCGGCGCCAACGTGGTAGTGACCACTATTCTAACCGGCATGTTTTTAGTCCCTGACCTGACCTTTCAGCATGCGATGTTGCTGATATTGATCGGTTCAGCGGTAGGGATTATCCCGTTGGTATTGATCGGGGTGATGGGCCAGCAAACCGGCATGACCACCATGGTGCTGGCGCGGGGCACCTTCGGCAGAAAAGGCGCTAATTTCCCCGCATGGGTGAATCTATTGGCGCTGATTGCCTGGAGCTGGATCCAGGCACTGCTCGCTGGTATGAGTCTGGATTACGCCGTGGAAAGCCTGACCGGTTACTCCAATGTGGCGCTCTTTACGGTTATCTGTGAATCTCTGGTGGTGATGATTGCCCTGCGTGGTCATCTGGGGATCGAGAAAGTCGAGAAAATAGCGGCCTTGTTGATGCTGGGGCTCTCAGCGGTGGTGCTGTTCGCGCTCAATCGCCATTATGATCTGCCGAGTATCACCCAGTTGGAGCCTGAAGGCGTGTTGGGCGGCGGCGTGGTGTTCGATATCGTGGTCGCGACGGCTTTCTCCTGGATTCCATTGGCGGCGGACTACAACCGCCACTGCCGCTCGCTAAAAGCTGCCGTTGTGGGCACCTGGGGCGGCTACGTAGTGGCAACGCTGGTAGCGATGGGTCTGGGCGCCACGGTGTCAGCGCTGTCAATCAGCGTGGGTATGGAGCCCACTTACGACCCGACGACCCTGCTCAGCGGCTTCGGTTTCGGCCTGCCCGCCGCCCTGGTGATTTTCTTTTCGGTGCTGACCACCAACGTGATGTGCGTCTACAGCGCGACGCTTTCGTTCATGAGCGTGCGTCCCAAGGTACCGTTCTGGAAACCGGCGTTGATTATTGGCGTGGTATCGGTGGTGGGCGCGCTCATCCCCGGCATCCTCGATCAGTTCCAGACCTTTCTATTGATTATCGGCAGCGTCTTTATTCCGGCCTTTTCGCTGATGATCGTGGATTACTACCTGCTAGGTCGCCAGCAGCGCTATACCTCGGCACAGCTGATCCAGGCTGAACATCGCCTTCCCGCCTTAAACTGGCTGGCGCTGGGCAGCTACGCGATCGGGGCGTTGCTGGCTTACTACTGGAACTGGG
- a CDS encoding 5-guanidino-2-oxopentanoate decarboxylase, with translation MNADATSTDATRNQAAMTCAELLIRLLRDTYGVRALFGIPGVHTVELYRGLEGSDVQHITPRHEQGAGFMADGYARASGQPGVCLIITGPGMTNIATAMGQALADSIPMLVISSVNRRDTLGLGQGRLHELPSQQQMISGVARFSHTLLDANTLPEVLARAFAVFNGARPGPVHIEIPIDLFNAPVKASTSWRAPTLYRAAPDAEGLAEAARLLQAAQQPLVLLGGGCVSAPEAAQALVEKLDAPTVTTINAKGLLGRDHPLDLGANAALPAVRELAANADVILAVGTELGETDYDVVFDGGFHLNGTLIRIDLDPEQLVRNQRVTVGLVGDAGRSLELLLGYLPEPLYRHGKARTAAVLSALSLHNDPAFSDFVPLYATLAEHLPEAILVGDSTAPVYAGNHLVSQPAPRRYFNASTGYGTLGYGLPAALGAQLARGDLPVVALVGDGGVMFTLSEIATAVEERLPVVIVLWHNAGYEEIRRYMDANGVARLGVDIQAPNFLTLAEGFGCPGVLVESPTEFSKALANRETNGPLLIEIDAAAWQKNLMPPGDNNEE, from the coding sequence ATGAACGCTGATGCAACGAGTACTGATGCAACGAGGAATCAAGCGGCTATGACCTGTGCCGAACTGCTGATCCGGCTGCTGCGTGATACTTACGGCGTGCGTGCCCTGTTCGGTATTCCCGGCGTGCACACGGTAGAGCTTTATCGCGGGCTGGAAGGCAGCGATGTACAGCACATCACTCCGCGCCATGAGCAGGGCGCGGGATTTATGGCCGACGGCTATGCCCGCGCTAGCGGTCAGCCTGGCGTTTGCCTGATTATCACCGGCCCGGGGATGACCAATATCGCCACCGCCATGGGCCAAGCCCTGGCGGACTCGATTCCCATGTTGGTAATTTCCAGCGTCAACCGCCGCGATACGCTGGGCTTGGGTCAGGGGCGGCTGCACGAGCTGCCCAGCCAGCAGCAGATGATTAGCGGTGTGGCGCGCTTTAGCCACACGCTGCTGGACGCCAACACCTTGCCCGAGGTGTTGGCCCGCGCCTTTGCCGTCTTCAACGGTGCGCGCCCAGGCCCGGTGCACATCGAAATCCCCATCGACCTGTTTAATGCGCCGGTAAAAGCCTCGACTTCGTGGCGAGCGCCCACGCTTTATCGAGCAGCACCTGATGCCGAAGGGCTTGCTGAAGCCGCGCGCCTGTTGCAAGCGGCCCAGCAGCCTTTAGTGCTATTAGGTGGCGGCTGTGTTTCAGCGCCAGAGGCCGCACAGGCATTGGTAGAAAAACTTGATGCTCCCACGGTCACCACCATTAACGCCAAAGGGTTGCTAGGCCGCGACCACCCGCTGGATTTGGGGGCTAATGCGGCGCTACCCGCCGTTCGCGAGTTGGCGGCCAACGCCGATGTGATTTTGGCAGTAGGTACCGAGCTGGGCGAGACCGACTACGACGTCGTGTTTGATGGCGGTTTTCATCTTAATGGCACGTTGATCCGGATTGATCTTGACCCTGAACAGTTAGTGCGCAATCAGCGCGTAACGGTGGGGCTAGTCGGCGATGCTGGGCGTAGTCTTGAACTTCTTCTTGGCTACTTACCCGAGCCGCTATACCGCCACGGCAAGGCGCGAACAGCGGCCGTATTGAGCGCGCTGAGCCTTCACAACGACCCGGCCTTTAGCGACTTTGTGCCGCTGTATGCAACGCTTGCCGAGCACCTACCCGAGGCCATTTTGGTAGGCGATTCCACCGCGCCGGTGTATGCCGGTAACCACCTGGTCAGCCAGCCGGCCCCCAGGCGCTACTTCAATGCCTCTACCGGCTACGGCACCCTGGGCTATGGGCTACCGGCGGCACTGGGCGCACAGTTGGCACGTGGGGATCTGCCGGTGGTGGCACTGGTGGGAGATGGCGGGGTGATGTTTACGCTCTCGGAAATCGCCACCGCCGTAGAAGAACGCCTGCCCGTGGTGATTGTGCTCTGGCACAACGCCGGTTACGAAGAGATTCGTCGCTATATGGATGCCAACGGTGTGGCGCGCCTGGGCGTAGATATTCAGGCACCCAACTTCCTCACCCTGGCCGAAGGCTTTGGCTGCCCCGGCGTGCTGGTAGAAAGCCCCACCGAATTTTCCAAGGCGCTTGCTAATCGCGAAACCAACGGGCCTCTACTGATCGAAATTGACGCTGCTGCCTGGCAGAAAAACCTGATGCCACCAGGAGATAACAATGAAGAATAA